A window of the Dickeya dianthicola NCPPB 453 genome harbors these coding sequences:
- the sanA gene encoding outer membrane permeability protein SanA: protein MWKRLIFGLFTAILVMAGGAFLLDRCISWRTAPYIYEDVQDLPPRQVGVVLGTAKYYRAGVINQYYLFRIQGALNAYNSGKVSYLLLSGDNAQQSYNEPMTMRRDLIAAGVPPTNIVLDYAGFRTLDSIVRTREVFDTNDFTIITQRFHCERALFIALHKGIQAQCFAVPSPKDIWQVRLREFGARLGTLFDLYILKREPRFLGPQVPIPSEYKISDDEPSYPAVPPEFMNEPDSRVEPQLRQKPPPTSR from the coding sequence ATGTGGAAACGCCTGATATTCGGTCTTTTCACCGCCATTCTGGTGATGGCCGGCGGCGCTTTTCTGCTTGACCGCTGTATCAGCTGGCGCACTGCGCCCTACATTTACGAGGATGTGCAGGATTTGCCGCCGCGTCAGGTCGGGGTAGTGTTGGGCACCGCCAAGTATTATCGCGCCGGCGTCATCAACCAGTATTATCTGTTCCGGATTCAGGGCGCACTCAACGCCTACAACAGCGGCAAGGTCAGCTACCTGCTGCTGAGCGGCGACAATGCCCAGCAAAGCTATAACGAACCCATGACCATGCGACGCGATCTGATCGCCGCCGGGGTTCCGCCCACCAATATTGTGCTGGACTATGCCGGATTCCGCACGCTGGACTCCATCGTGCGGACCCGCGAGGTGTTCGATACCAACGATTTCACCATTATCACCCAGCGCTTCCACTGCGAACGCGCGCTGTTTATCGCGTTGCACAAAGGCATTCAGGCGCAGTGTTTCGCGGTGCCGTCGCCCAAAGATATCTGGCAGGTGCGCTTGCGGGAGTTCGGCGCCCGGCTGGGTACGCTGTTCGATCTCTACATTCTCAAGCGCGAGCCCCGCTTTTTGGGGCCACAGGTGCCGATTCCGTCCGAATACAAGATTTCGGATGATGAGCCCAGTTACCCGGCGGTGCCGCCGGAATTCATGAACGAGCCGGATTCACGTGTGGAGCCGCAACTGCGACAGAAGCCGCCGCCGACCTCCCGCTAA
- the folE gene encoding GTP cyclohydrolase I FolE: MSAVLTKSAVLTRSAILTKEATQVHEALLARGLETPLRGKMLESETRKRLIAEHMTEIMNLLNLDLADDSLAETPHRIAKMYVEEIFSGLDYANFPKITIIENKMKVDEMVTVRDITLTSTCEHHFVTIDGKATVAYIPKEGVIGLSKINRIVQFFSQRPQVQERLTQQILVALQTLLGTNNVAVSIDAVHYCVKARGIRDATSATTTTSLGGLFKSSQNTRQEFLRAVRHHQN, translated from the coding sequence ATGTCGGCTGTATTAACAAAATCGGCTGTATTAACAAGATCGGCTATATTAACAAAAGAAGCGACCCAGGTTCACGAGGCGCTGTTGGCGCGAGGCCTGGAAACTCCACTGCGCGGCAAAATGCTGGAGAGTGAAACCCGTAAACGGCTCATCGCTGAGCACATGACGGAAATCATGAACCTGCTGAATCTCGATCTGGCAGACGACAGTCTGGCGGAAACGCCCCATCGTATCGCCAAAATGTACGTGGAAGAGATTTTTTCCGGTCTGGATTACGCCAATTTCCCGAAAATCACCATTATCGAAAACAAGATGAAAGTGGACGAAATGGTGACGGTGCGTGACATCACCCTGACCAGCACCTGCGAACACCACTTTGTGACTATTGATGGCAAAGCTACGGTGGCGTACATCCCAAAAGAGGGCGTGATTGGGCTGTCCAAAATCAACCGTATCGTGCAGTTCTTCTCCCAGCGGCCGCAGGTGCAGGAACGTCTGACCCAGCAGATTCTGGTCGCGTTGCAGACGCTGCTCGGCACCAACAACGTGGCGGTGTCGATTGACGCGGTGCATTATTGCGTCAAGGCGCGCGGTATTCGTGACGCCACCAGCGCCACCACCACCACGTCGCTGGGCGGTTTGTTCAAGTCCAGCCAGAATACCCGGCAGGAATTCCTGCGCGCGGTGCGCCACCACCAGAACTGA
- the yeiB gene encoding DUF418 domain-containing protein YeiB codes for MSSPPHSSSRIPMLDFARGLAVLGILLMNIVSFGLPHAAYLNPAWQGPPAAADAWTWALMDMVAQGKFLTLFALLFGAGLQLLLKRGKRWIHARLFWLMVLGLLHSLFWWDGDILLDYGLIGLVCFGLLQHAGSTRMLLRTGVVLYLMGLAMLVVLSQVLSPDGGSFWQPGPAEVEYEAWWLTQGGPEAWHNRLSLLNESLLSLGIQYGWLLAGSMLMGAALMRSGWLRGQFSQRHYRRIALWLLPLALLINALGVMAQWHLQWEYRWCGLLLQIPREVSAPLQAMAYLALCYGFWPALANWRLTRWVVDVGCMALSSYLLQTLICTALFNRLGWFMQLDRWQLLLVVPPVWLCNLLAARIWLSVFRQGPVESVWRWLTARVAGPVQHNPRSNPD; via the coding sequence ATGTCGTCACCGCCCCATTCCTCATCCCGTATTCCTATGCTGGACTTCGCCCGTGGTCTGGCGGTGCTCGGCATTTTGTTAATGAACATTGTCTCGTTCGGTCTGCCGCACGCGGCCTATCTCAATCCGGCGTGGCAGGGGCCGCCTGCCGCCGCCGATGCCTGGACGTGGGCGCTGATGGATATGGTGGCGCAGGGAAAATTTCTCACCCTGTTTGCCCTGCTGTTTGGCGCTGGGCTGCAACTGTTGCTGAAACGCGGCAAGCGCTGGATCCACGCCCGGCTGTTCTGGTTGATGGTGCTTGGCCTGTTGCACAGTCTCTTTTGGTGGGATGGCGACATTTTGCTGGATTATGGCCTGATCGGCCTGGTGTGCTTCGGCCTGTTGCAGCACGCCGGCAGCACCCGCATGTTGCTGCGTACCGGTGTTGTGCTGTACCTAATGGGGCTGGCGATGCTGGTGGTGTTGAGCCAGGTGCTGAGCCCGGACGGCGGCAGTTTCTGGCAGCCGGGGCCGGCCGAGGTCGAGTATGAAGCCTGGTGGTTGACGCAAGGCGGGCCCGAAGCCTGGCACAATCGTCTGTCGCTGCTCAATGAAAGTTTGCTGTCGCTGGGCATCCAGTATGGCTGGTTGCTGGCCGGGTCGATGCTGATGGGCGCGGCGCTGATGCGCAGCGGTTGGTTGCGGGGGCAGTTCAGCCAGCGGCATTATCGCCGCATCGCGTTGTGGCTGCTACCGCTGGCGCTGCTGATTAACGCACTGGGCGTGATGGCGCAGTGGCACCTGCAGTGGGAATATCGCTGGTGTGGTTTACTGCTGCAAATCCCGCGGGAAGTGAGCGCGCCGCTGCAGGCGATGGCGTATCTGGCGTTGTGCTACGGCTTCTGGCCGGCGCTGGCGAACTGGCGGTTGACGCGCTGGGTCGTCGATGTCGGGTGTATGGCGTTAAGCAGCTATCTATTGCAGACCCTGATTTGCACAGCGCTGTTCAACCGCCTCGGTTGGTTCATGCAGTTGGATCGCTGGCAGCTATTGCTGGTGGTGCCGCCGGTATGGCTATGCAATCTGCTGGCGGCGCGTATCTGGCTGAGCGTGTTCCGACAAGGGCCGGTAGAGAGCGTATGGCGCTGGCTGACGGCGCGGGTTGCCGGGCCGGTTCAGCACAATCCCCGCTCGAATCCTGATTAG
- a CDS encoding methyl-accepting chemotaxis protein — translation MNFLKNITIRRMMLIILALFTVIWGITSIYTLNSFSSMNRLLDDTIDQKKNFSNLVKGNDQYFRSVTRMMRVVDYRQAGDADNAQKTLTSASTALKNSEEALAQFRRGGHIGVDGALANQMIDVWSRLLQNGMAPMLKAVNDGRNDDFQQLYRQQYMPLSVEFGDVANKYVNAVQSDETTTVLKTHIAINQNVLLAALVIGVIVLFLSDRYLVNYLVTPIGQIKRHLELLTSGKLGVELDEFGRNCAGQLIPYIRAMQHNLSNTVQTIHTSSSVIHTGTSEIRQGNDELSRRTDQQAAALQETAASMEELTSTVKNNADNVRQARQISDDAQRMARQGGDITGSVVSTMQSISDSSRKIADITSVINGIAFQTNILALNAAVEAARAGEQGRGFAVVAGEVRNLAQRSAQAAKEIETLISESVGRVNTGSELVREAGNAMEMIISSVSRVHDLMGEISAASDEQSRGIAQIGQAVTEMDGVTQQNAALVEEASAAAASLEGQAQSLAAAVAAFELGDTPTALHSPRVHAPALKRPALKASLPARSSRGDWETF, via the coding sequence ATGAATTTTTTAAAAAATATTACCATCAGAAGAATGATGCTAATTATTCTGGCGCTGTTTACCGTTATCTGGGGTATCACCTCTATTTATACACTGAACTCATTTAGCAGCATGAACCGCCTGCTGGATGACACCATAGACCAAAAGAAAAATTTCTCGAATCTGGTCAAAGGCAATGATCAATACTTCCGCTCGGTAACCCGGATGATGCGGGTGGTAGATTATCGGCAGGCTGGCGATGCCGACAATGCGCAGAAAACCCTGACCTCCGCCAGCACCGCACTGAAAAATAGCGAAGAGGCGCTGGCGCAATTTAGACGCGGGGGACATATCGGCGTCGATGGCGCACTGGCGAATCAGATGATTGATGTCTGGAGCCGGTTGTTGCAAAACGGCATGGCGCCGATGCTGAAGGCGGTTAACGACGGGCGGAACGACGATTTCCAGCAGCTTTACCGCCAGCAATATATGCCGCTGAGCGTGGAATTTGGCGATGTGGCGAATAAATACGTCAATGCCGTTCAGTCGGACGAGACCACCACGGTGCTAAAGACACACATCGCCATCAACCAGAATGTGCTGCTGGCTGCCCTGGTTATCGGCGTTATCGTGCTGTTCCTGAGCGACCGTTATCTGGTCAATTATCTGGTGACGCCGATTGGTCAGATTAAACGCCATCTGGAATTGCTGACCAGCGGTAAACTCGGCGTGGAGCTGGATGAGTTCGGCCGCAACTGCGCCGGCCAGCTGATCCCTTATATTCGGGCGATGCAGCACAACCTGAGCAATACCGTACAGACCATTCATACTAGCTCGTCGGTAATCCATACCGGCACCAGCGAAATCCGGCAGGGCAATGATGAACTGTCGCGTCGTACCGACCAGCAGGCCGCCGCGTTGCAGGAAACCGCCGCCAGCATGGAAGAGCTGACCTCAACGGTGAAAAACAACGCCGATAACGTGCGTCAGGCGCGGCAGATTTCGGACGATGCGCAGCGGATGGCCCGCCAGGGCGGTGACATTACCGGCAGCGTGGTGAGCACCATGCAGAGCATTTCCGACAGCTCCCGCAAGATTGCCGATATCACCAGCGTGATTAACGGCATCGCCTTCCAGACCAATATCCTGGCGCTGAACGCGGCGGTGGAAGCGGCGCGGGCCGGTGAACAGGGTCGTGGTTTCGCGGTGGTGGCCGGGGAAGTGCGAAATCTGGCGCAGCGCAGCGCGCAGGCCGCCAAAGAGATTGAGACGCTGATCAGCGAATCGGTCGGCCGGGTGAATACCGGCTCTGAACTGGTGCGGGAAGCGGGCAACGCGATGGAAATGATTATCTCCTCGGTGTCGCGGGTACATGACCTGATGGGCGAGATTTCGGCGGCGTCCGACGAGCAGAGCCGGGGCATTGCGCAAATCGGTCAGGCGGTAACGGAAATGGACGGCGTGACCCAGCAGAACGCGGCGCTGGTGGAGGAAGCCTCGGCGGCGGCGGCCTCGCTGGAAGGGCAGGCGCAGAGTCTGGCGGCGGCGGTGGCGGCGTTCGAGCTGGGCGACACGCCGACGGCGCTACACTCCCCGCGTGTTCACGCCCCGGCGCTGAAACGGCCGGCGCTGAAGGCCTCCCTGCCTGCACGTTCGTCCCGCGGGGACTGGGAAACCTTCTGA
- a CDS encoding methyl-accepting chemotaxis protein, translating into MNILRHITVRRMLLIILTLFTVIWGMASVFTLSSFSSMSSLLNDNMAQKKSYSTLVKGNDQYFRTVTRMLRAVDYLQTGDSDNAQKTLTAAASALKNSEEALVQFKNSEHIGVDKDVVQQMTDVWGRLLQNAVGPMLTAVKDGRMDDFRQLFRKQYPPLSVEFGGVADKYVVAIQSDDAILLAEQHLAINQNVLLIALIIGVIVLFLSDRYLVNYLVKPIGQIKRHLELLTSGKLGVELDEFGRNCAGQLIPYIRAMQHSLRNTVQTIHAGSSVIYTGTSEIRQGNDELSRRTDQQAAALQETAASMEELTSTVKNNADNVRQARQISDDAQRMARQGGDITDSVVSTMQSISDSSRKIADITSVINGIAFQTNILALNAAVEAARAGEQGRGFAVVAGEVRNLAQRSAQAAKEIETLIGESVSRVDTGSELVREAGNAMEMIISSVSRVHDLMGEISAASDEQSRGIAQIGQAVTEMDGVTQQNAALVEEASAAAASLEDQAQSLAAAVAAFELGDTPTALHSPRVHAPALKRPALKRPALKSSSGSSSHRDWETF; encoded by the coding sequence ATGAATATTTTAAGACACATCACTGTCAGGAGAATGCTGTTAATTATCCTGACACTGTTTACCGTTATCTGGGGAATGGCATCCGTTTTTACACTGAGTTCCTTCAGCAGCATGAGTTCGTTGCTGAATGACAATATGGCGCAAAAGAAGAGTTACTCCACGCTGGTCAAAGGCAATGATCAGTATTTTCGCACGGTAACCCGGATGTTGCGTGCGGTGGATTATTTACAGACCGGCGATAGCGATAATGCGCAGAAAACCCTGACCGCCGCCGCCAGCGCATTGAAAAATAGTGAAGAGGCGCTGGTGCAGTTTAAAAACAGCGAACACATCGGGGTGGATAAAGACGTGGTGCAGCAGATGACCGATGTCTGGGGTCGGCTGCTACAAAACGCAGTGGGACCAATGCTGACGGCGGTTAAAGACGGCCGGATGGACGATTTCCGCCAGCTGTTTCGCAAACAGTACCCGCCGTTGAGTGTGGAATTCGGCGGTGTGGCGGATAAATACGTGGTCGCTATTCAATCTGACGATGCCATTCTCTTGGCGGAGCAACACCTTGCCATCAACCAGAATGTGCTGCTGATTGCCCTGATTATCGGCGTTATCGTGCTGTTCCTGAGCGACCGTTATCTGGTCAATTATCTGGTGAAACCGATTGGTCAGATTAAACGCCATCTGGAATTGCTGACCAGCGGTAAACTTGGGGTAGAGCTGGATGAATTCGGCCGCAACTGCGCCGGCCAACTGATCCCTTATATTCGGGCGATGCAGCACAGCCTGCGCAATACGGTGCAGACTATCCACGCCGGCTCGTCGGTGATTTATACCGGCACCAGCGAAATCCGGCAGGGCAATGATGAACTGTCGCGTCGTACCGACCAGCAGGCCGCCGCGTTGCAGGAAACCGCCGCCAGCATGGAAGAGCTGACCTCAACGGTGAAAAACAACGCCGATAACGTGCGTCAGGCGCGGCAGATTTCGGACGATGCGCAACGGATGGCCCGCCAGGGCGGTGATATTACCGACAGCGTGGTGAGCACCATGCAGAGCATTTCCGACAGCTCCCGCAAGATTGCCGATATCACCAGCGTGATTAACGGCATCGCCTTCCAGACCAATATCCTGGCGCTGAACGCGGCGGTGGAAGCGGCGCGGGCCGGCGAGCAGGGTCGTGGGTTCGCGGTGGTGGCCGGGGAAGTGCGAAATCTGGCGCAGCGCAGCGCGCAGGCCGCCAAAGAGATTGAGACGCTGATCGGCGAATCGGTCAGCCGGGTCGATACCGGTTCCGAACTGGTGCGGGAAGCCGGCAACGCGATGGAAATGATTATCTCCTCGGTGTCGCGGGTGCATGACCTGATGGGCGAGATTTCGGCGGCGTCCGACGAGCAGAGCCGGGGCATTGCGCAAATCGGCCAGGCGGTAACGGAAATGGACGGCGTGACGCAGCAGAACGCGGCGCTGGTGGAAGAAGCCTCGGCGGCGGCGGCCTCGCTGGAAGATCAAGCGCAGAGTCTGGCGGCGGCGGTGGCGGCGTTTGAGCTGGGCGACACGCCGACGGCGTTACACTCCCCGCGTGTTCACGCCCCGGCGCTGAAACGGCCGGCGTTGAAACGACCGGCGCTGAAGTCCTCGTCGGGCAGTTCATCCCACAGAGACTGGGAAACGTTCTGA
- a CDS encoding methyl-accepting chemotaxis protein produces MNFLKNITVRRMMLVILALFTMVWGMASSFTLYSLGNVNSLLSDNQEQKKSYSTLVRGNDQYSRAVMRMSRIPEFIQQGDMDDAQKTLGSAADALKNAKEALAQFKLSRQVGVSNEQVQQLIASWEQVLNNAVEPMMNALKDGRMDEFKRIFLKHYPPMSVEFSELTEKYATAIQSDNTMTNVESYLAISKNVLLAALAIGIVVLFLSDRYLVSYLVTPIGQIKRHLELLTSGKLGVELEEFGRNCAGQLIPYIRAMQHSLRNTVQTIHASSSVIYTGTGEIRQGNDELSRRTDQQAAALQETAASMEELTSTVKNNADNVRQARQISQDAQRMAQQGGEITDSVVTTMQSISDSSRKIADITSVINGIAFQTNILALNAAVEAARAGEQGRGFAVVAGEVRNLAQRSAQAAKEIETLIGESVSRVNTGSGLVQEAGNAMDVIISSVSRVHDLMGEISSASDEQSRGIAQIGQAVTEMDGVTQQNAALVEEASAAAASLEDQAQSLAAAVAAFELGDTPTALRASRNAPGLKRTVPTSSLGARAVAASSQGAWETF; encoded by the coding sequence ATGAATTTCTTAAAAAATATTACTGTCAGACGAATGATGTTAGTGATTTTGGCGCTATTTACGATGGTATGGGGAATGGCGTCTTCCTTTACTTTATATTCACTTGGTAATGTCAATAGTTTATTAAGTGACAATCAGGAACAGAAAAAAAGCTATTCCACTCTGGTTCGCGGCAATGATCAATATTCCCGCGCGGTAATGCGTATGTCGCGCATACCGGAATTTATACAGCAAGGCGATATGGATGATGCCCAGAAAACGTTGGGCTCTGCGGCGGATGCGCTGAAAAATGCCAAAGAGGCGTTGGCGCAGTTTAAGCTCAGCCGGCAGGTTGGCGTCAGCAATGAACAGGTTCAGCAACTGATTGCCTCATGGGAACAGGTTCTCAACAATGCGGTCGAGCCAATGATGAACGCGCTGAAAGACGGGCGAATGGATGAATTTAAACGCATTTTCCTGAAACACTATCCGCCGATGAGCGTGGAGTTTAGCGAATTGACGGAAAAATACGCCACGGCTATTCAGTCCGACAACACCATGACGAATGTAGAGAGCTACCTTGCGATTAGCAAAAATGTGTTACTGGCTGCACTGGCGATCGGCATTGTCGTGCTGTTCCTGAGCGACCGTTATCTGGTCAGCTATCTGGTGACACCGATTGGTCAGATTAAACGCCATCTGGAATTGCTGACCAGCGGCAAACTCGGGGTAGAGCTGGAAGAATTCGGCCGCAACTGCGCCGGCCAGCTGATCCCTTATATTCGGGCGATGCAGCACAGCCTGCGCAATACGGTGCAGACTATCCACGCCAGTTCGTCGGTGATTTATACCGGCACCGGTGAAATCCGGCAGGGCAATGACGAGCTGTCGCGCCGTACCGACCAGCAGGCGGCGGCGTTGCAGGAAACCGCCGCCAGCATGGAGGAATTGACCTCAACGGTGAAAAACAACGCCGATAACGTGCGTCAGGCGCGGCAGATTTCGCAAGACGCGCAGCGGATGGCCCAACAGGGCGGTGAGATTACCGACAGCGTGGTGACCACCATGCAAAGTATTTCCGACAGCTCCCGCAAGATTGCCGATATCACCAGCGTGATTAACGGCATCGCCTTCCAGACCAATATTCTGGCGCTGAACGCGGCGGTGGAAGCGGCGCGGGCCGGCGAGCAGGGTCGCGGTTTCGCGGTGGTGGCCGGGGAAGTGCGAAATCTGGCGCAGCGCAGCGCGCAGGCCGCCAAAGAGATTGAGACGCTGATCGGCGAATCGGTCAGCCGGGTGAATACCGGTTCCGGACTGGTGCAGGAAGCGGGCAACGCGATGGACGTGATTATCTCCTCGGTATCGCGGGTGCATGACCTGATGGGCGAGATTTCGTCGGCGTCCGACGAGCAGAGCCGGGGCATTGCGCAAATCGGCCAGGCGGTAACGGAAATGGACGGCGTGACGCAGCAGAACGCGGCGCTGGTGGAAGAAGCCTCGGCGGCGGCGGCCTCGCTGGAAGATCAAGCGCAGAGTCTGGCGGCGGCGGTGGCGGCGTTCGAACTGGGCGACACCCCGACGGCGCTGCGCGCTTCACGTAATGCACCAGGGCTGAAACGGACGGTACCGACCTCTTCGCTGGGCGCGCGGGCGGTCGCAGCCTCCTCTCAGGGGGCGTGGGAAACGTTCTGA
- a CDS encoding methyl-accepting chemotaxis protein, producing MSFLRNISIRVMMLFIMGLFVVLWGGVSGFSLYSLKQVTTLLNDNSTQGRIYTYLVYGNDQYFRSVTRMARVMDYSQFGDTENAKKTLDSAQIAINNTKGALEKFKAADQVGVDKALVDNMITTWSALLNNGIDPMYRALQSNNLDEFRRIFRTVYPPASVAFGDVAQKYASVVTSTDYIGSVSSHNNWTRNVLILALVISVLIFLVSERYLTVYLVNPVAVIKAHLGKLIAGRLDQHLDEFGRNCAGRIIPDIKHLQLSLKDTVLLIRDTAEAIYQSATEIRQGNNDLSGRTEQQASALQETAASMEQLSSTVQHNAENVHQATKLAQEASDAAKQGGKITGNVVETMDSITASSRKIADITSVINGIAFQTNILALNAAVEAARAGEQGRGFAVVAGEVRSLAQRSAQAAKEIEGLIAESVSRVDIGSSQVKQAGDAMQMIIDVVSHVSNLIGEIASASDEQSRGISQIGQAVTEMDGVTQQNAALVQQAMAATASLEEQARQLTQAVEVFHLGSEHQTAAGRANPASNMALKRPAPRGTTPALPPARKASDQGNWEQF from the coding sequence ATGTCTTTTCTAAGAAATATCAGTATAAGAGTGATGATGTTATTCATTATGGGACTTTTCGTGGTGCTATGGGGAGGGGTATCCGGATTCAGCCTTTATTCCTTAAAACAGGTCACCACGTTATTGAACGACAATTCGACCCAGGGGCGTATCTATACTTATCTGGTTTATGGCAATGACCAGTATTTCCGCTCTGTCACCCGAATGGCGCGAGTGATGGATTATTCCCAGTTTGGCGATACCGAGAATGCTAAAAAAACGCTGGATTCGGCGCAGATAGCCATCAATAACACTAAAGGCGCGCTGGAAAAATTTAAAGCGGCCGACCAGGTCGGTGTGGATAAGGCGCTGGTGGATAATATGATTACTACCTGGTCAGCGTTGCTCAATAATGGTATTGACCCTATGTATCGGGCATTGCAAAGTAATAATCTGGATGAGTTCCGGCGTATTTTCCGCACGGTTTATCCGCCAGCCAGCGTAGCGTTTGGTGACGTCGCACAGAAATATGCCAGCGTAGTGACCAGCACGGATTATATTGGGTCGGTTAGTTCTCATAATAATTGGACCCGGAATGTATTAATTTTGGCACTGGTTATCAGCGTGTTGATTTTCCTGGTCAGTGAACGCTACCTGACCGTGTATCTGGTTAATCCGGTCGCGGTAATCAAAGCACACCTTGGAAAACTGATCGCCGGTCGGCTCGATCAGCATCTGGACGAGTTCGGCCGCAACTGCGCCGGGCGTATTATTCCTGATATCAAACATTTACAACTTAGCCTGAAGGATACTGTGTTGTTGATTCGTGATACCGCCGAGGCGATTTATCAGAGCGCGACCGAAATCAGGCAAGGCAATAACGATCTGTCCGGTCGTACCGAGCAGCAGGCATCGGCGCTGCAGGAAACCGCCGCCAGTATGGAACAGCTCAGTTCTACCGTGCAGCACAACGCCGAAAACGTACATCAGGCGACCAAGCTGGCGCAGGAGGCTTCCGATGCGGCCAAACAGGGCGGGAAAATTACCGGCAACGTGGTGGAAACGATGGACAGCATTACCGCCAGTTCCCGCAAGATTGCCGATATTACCTCGGTAATCAACGGCATTGCCTTTCAGACCAATATCCTGGCGCTGAATGCCGCGGTGGAAGCGGCGCGAGCCGGCGAGCAAGGACGGGGATTCGCCGTGGTGGCGGGAGAGGTGCGCAGTCTGGCGCAGCGTAGCGCGCAGGCGGCGAAAGAGATCGAGGGGTTGATCGCTGAATCGGTGTCCCGGGTGGATATCGGCTCATCGCAGGTCAAACAGGCGGGGGATGCGATGCAGATGATTATCGATGTGGTATCGCACGTCAGTAATCTGATTGGCGAGATTGCGTCGGCATCGGATGAACAGAGCCGGGGGATTTCGCAAATCGGGCAGGCGGTAACGGAAATGGACGGCGTAACCCAGCAGAATGCGGCGCTGGTGCAACAGGCGATGGCGGCGACGGCTTCACTGGAAGAGCAGGCGCGGCAGTTGACGCAGGCGGTAGAAGTCTTCCACCTCGGTTCTGAACACCAGACGGCTGCCGGGCGCGCGAACCCGGCAAGCAACATGGCGCTGAAGCGCCCGGCGCCCAGGGGAACGACGCCTGCGCTGCCGCCAGCCCGCAAGGCTAGCGATCAGGGCAATTGGGAACAATTCTGA
- the rimO gene encoding 30S ribosomal protein S12 methylthiotransferase RimO — translation MTVNTFDPSQTTTLSAPQKALSDQSDGAGKDLSRKIGFVSLGCPKNLVDSERILTELRTEGYQVVPSYNDADLVIVNTCGFIDSAVQESLEAIGEALNENGKVIVTGCLGAKENQIREVHPNVLEITGPHSYEQVLNHVHQHVPKPEHDPFTSLIPAQGVKLTPRHYAYLKISEGCDHRCTFCIIPSMRGDLDSRPVGSVLDEAKRLADAGVKELLVISQDTSAYGADVKHRTGFWNGQPVKTSMASLCEQLSTLGLWVRLHYVYPYPHVDDVIPLMAAGKVLPYLDIPLQHASPKILKLMKRPGAVERTLERIKRWREICPELTLRSTFIVGFPGETEEDFQMLLDFLQEAQLDRVGCFRYSPVEGAAANDLPEQVPEDVKEERYHRFMQIQQQISSQRLQAKVGRELQVLIDEVDEEGAIGRSMADAPEIDGAVYLNGENRVNVGDLVTVKIEHADEYDLWGSRV, via the coding sequence ATGACTGTTAACACCTTTGATCCATCCCAGACCACCACGCTGTCGGCGCCGCAAAAAGCCCTGAGCGATCAATCCGATGGCGCTGGCAAAGACCTGTCCCGCAAGATTGGTTTTGTCAGCCTTGGCTGCCCGAAAAACCTGGTGGATTCGGAACGCATCCTGACCGAACTGCGTACCGAAGGGTATCAGGTGGTGCCAAGTTACAACGACGCCGATCTGGTTATCGTCAATACTTGTGGTTTCATCGACAGCGCGGTGCAGGAGTCGCTGGAAGCGATTGGCGAAGCACTCAACGAAAACGGCAAGGTGATTGTGACCGGCTGTCTGGGGGCGAAAGAAAATCAGATTCGTGAAGTACACCCCAACGTGCTGGAAATCACTGGTCCGCACAGCTACGAGCAGGTGCTTAACCATGTACACCAGCATGTCCCCAAACCGGAACACGACCCGTTCACCAGCCTGATCCCGGCGCAGGGCGTGAAACTGACGCCGCGCCACTACGCCTATTTGAAAATCTCTGAAGGCTGCGACCACCGTTGCACCTTCTGCATCATTCCGTCGATGCGCGGCGATTTGGACAGCCGCCCGGTAGGCTCGGTGCTGGATGAAGCTAAACGGTTGGCGGATGCGGGCGTGAAGGAACTGCTGGTCATCTCGCAGGACACGTCCGCCTATGGCGCCGACGTCAAACACCGCACCGGGTTCTGGAACGGCCAGCCGGTGAAAACCAGCATGGCCAGCCTGTGCGAGCAACTGTCGACGCTGGGGCTGTGGGTACGCCTGCACTATGTTTATCCCTATCCGCACGTGGACGACGTCATTCCGCTGATGGCGGCCGGCAAAGTGCTGCCGTATCTGGATATTCCGCTGCAACACGCCAGCCCGAAAATCCTCAAGCTGATGAAACGCCCCGGTGCGGTGGAACGAACGCTGGAGCGCATCAAGCGCTGGCGCGAGATATGCCCGGAGCTAACCCTGCGGTCAACCTTTATTGTCGGCTTCCCCGGCGAAACCGAAGAAGATTTCCAGATGCTGCTGGATTTCCTGCAGGAAGCGCAGTTGGATCGCGTCGGCTGTTTCCGTTACAGCCCGGTAGAAGGCGCGGCGGCAAACGACCTGCCGGAGCAGGTGCCGGAGGACGTGAAAGAAGAGCGTTACCACCGTTTCATGCAGATACAACAACAGATTTCCAGCCAGCGCCTGCAAGCTAAAGTGGGCCGAGAACTGCAAGTGCTGATCGATGAAGTCGACGAAGAGGGCGCTATCGGCCGCAGCATGGCGGATGCACCGGAAATCGACGGCGCGGTCTATCTGAACGGCGAAAACCGGGTCAACGTGGGCGATCTGGTTACCGTGAAAATCGAACACGCCGACGAATATGACCTGTGGGGCAGCCGGGTCTGA